The Dehalococcoidales bacterium sequence AGAAGACCTTACAACCGAAGCTTCCTCGCCATACCAAACCTGGCCCGGATCATCCATGGCGCAGGCCTTTTAAGGCCCATATCGATAGGGGGTGACAAATTCGCTGAACAATTAGGGTGACATTTTCGCTGGACAACAACATCCACTGTACTGGTTGTGTCTGTACTGGTTCTGTACTGGTTCGGTAGTGTCAAGAAAAGTGTGTAAATTCAGGAAGGGGCTTACACCTCCAGTTCTTATTCATGTGACAATGCCTCGTCCCCCTTGCCTGCTTCCCTCACAAGAAGAAAACACCTCCTCCCTGCAGGGAAGGGCGTTGGGTAATAACCACGACACCTCATTCTGTTGTGTCGCCCTTCTTTCTAAATCTGAACGAGGGCACAGTACTACCCCGTTGGCGCTTCCGGTTGACGCCCAAATACCCTTATGATAGTATAAAAACACCTTAGTCATGAGACAACTGCCGGCGTTCTACTATATTCCTTTATCAATTCTCATCGTTGGCTGTTCCTTGTCTTTTCACAGTCAATTGTGCTCAGGGGAGATTCTATGCGGGTAGAGGAAGAGCTGAACCAGCTATCACCCGAAAAAGACATGCTGCTGGCGGTCGGTGTCTTCGATGGGGTTCACCTCGGGCACAAGTATCTGCTCTCACAGCTCGTGGAACAGGCCGGAAAAGAAGCATTGCTGAGCGGCGTAGTTACCTTTCGACAGCACCCCCGGGAGGTGCTCTCGCCCGGAACGGAGCTACCCTACCTGACCACCTTTGACCAGAAAGTCGACCTCCTTAAGAAGGAGGTCATCGACACGGTCGTCAGTCTGTCCTTCACCCCCGAACTGGCGCGGCTTACTGCCCGGGAGTTCATTCTGCTGTTGAAGAAGCACCTGCGGATGTGTGGGCTGGTTGTCGGGCCTGACTTCACTCTGGGCCGGGGGAGAGAAGGCAATACGGATGCTCTGCGGCAGTTGGGGCAAGAGCTGGGTTTCAGCATGACGGTAATATCTCCCAGGATGATTGGCGGTGAAATGGTCAGCAGTACCGCTATCAGGAATGCCCTGGCGGATGGTAAAATAGAGAAAGTGGCGAAACTGCTCGGTCGCCCTTATAGCCTCCAGAATACCGTGACCACGGGTGCCGGACGGGGTACAGGACTGGGTTTCCCCACCGCTAATCTGGAGATGGACCAGCGGCAGGCTCTACCGCCCGACGGCGTCTACGCAACCTGGGCCTATGTCAACGGCCAGGCCTACGAGTCGATGACCAATATCGGCAGGCGTCCTACTTTTGGGGAGAACGAACGTAATATCGAAGTGTTTCTACTCAACTATCAT is a genomic window containing:
- a CDS encoding bifunctional riboflavin kinase/FAD synthetase yields the protein MRVEEELNQLSPEKDMLLAVGVFDGVHLGHKYLLSQLVEQAGKEALLSGVVTFRQHPREVLSPGTELPYLTTFDQKVDLLKKEVIDTVVSLSFTPELARLTAREFILLLKKHLRMCGLVVGPDFTLGRGREGNTDALRQLGQELGFSMTVISPRMIGGEMVSSTAIRNALADGKIEKVAKLLGRPYSLQNTVTTGAGRGTGLGFPTANLEMDQRQALPPDGVYATWAYVNGQAYESMTNIGRRPTFGENERNIEVFLLNYHGNLYNQEMKVDIVARLREEKRFDTVDELKKQITEDVKRGKAILSTQNKESV